Part of the Deltaproteobacteria bacterium genome is shown below.
GGGGAATTTGAACTTAAAGGTATCGAGGGTAAGACTTTCCTCTACAAGTTGGTGTCTTAAAACATTCCTTCTTCTTCTGGTCCTACTCTGATTTTTGTTTTTCTAGGCCTTGAAGCCCCTCGACCGCGGGCGCAAAGTCTGGAAAAAGTTCATGGGCTAATTCAAAGTAGTATTGTGCCTTCTCGACATCGTTTTTCTGATGATAAGCGCTGGCTAGGTTTACGTAGGTATGCGGGAGCTTGGGTCCCAAATCTAAAGCACGTTCAAGTAGCTCGATGGCGCGACTTAAATCTATATCGGCGGCAACTTCGTTGGCCTCTTGTGCGCGGTAGAGAAGGGCGGCCCCCAAATTGGAGAAGAATTCGGGTATAGGTGGCCCG
Proteins encoded:
- a CDS encoding tetratricopeptide repeat protein, whose translation is METLANILQQAGSLLEAEKSNEALQLLDTAPEELKTQSQFQYAKGSLHLHNQDVEGAIVAFENAIQLGPPIPEFFSNLGAALLYRAQEANEVAADIDLSRAIELLERALDLGPKLPHTYVNLASAYHQKNDVEKAQYYFELAHELFPDFAPAVEGLQGLEKQKSE